A portion of the Burkholderia pseudomultivorans genome contains these proteins:
- a CDS encoding heavy metal sensor histidine kinase, giving the protein MTRGRSLTATLTLAFGATTLAVFALVGAYVYAGLERQVGAQDDLDIVLAARHTRRLAGELDSLDAVRTHADRLTSQVLGNQALSLTVVDAQGHVLVRHNVERTELEDASGADASGAAESGAASAALADADADADVFPPQVTPVPASERITAERIAAWTAERGTPVRGVVTDAVLRDHTPIRIAIARNMDDRVRLLDGYRDKLKFAGGLGALLAMLLGYWLIRSTLAPLREIVANTGRITVDRLDLRLDASRAPRELRALVDAQNAMLGRLQQAFGHLKQFSADLAHDLRTPLNNMRGATEVALARPRSPDEYQLLLESNLEEYDRLARMIDNVLFLARAEHPGFVTRQRAFDVHRELERIAGYFEGLADEAGSTLSVVGRGELTADLELFRRAVSNLLANALRYTPAGGVITMRVDETADAVRVAVENPGEPIDPALLPRIFDRFVRGDPARSGGAPGGTAGLGLAIVRSVMELHGGTARAESDATGTRFILTFVRNPT; this is encoded by the coding sequence ATGACGCGCGGCCGCTCGCTCACCGCGACGCTCACGCTCGCGTTCGGCGCGACCACGCTTGCGGTGTTCGCGCTCGTCGGCGCTTATGTGTACGCCGGGCTCGAACGGCAGGTCGGCGCGCAGGACGATCTCGACATCGTGCTCGCGGCGCGACACACGCGGCGGCTCGCGGGCGAACTCGATTCGCTCGACGCGGTGCGCACGCATGCGGATCGCCTCACCAGCCAGGTGCTCGGCAATCAGGCGCTGTCGCTGACCGTCGTCGATGCGCAAGGTCATGTGCTGGTGCGCCATAACGTCGAGCGCACGGAACTGGAGGATGCGTCGGGCGCCGATGCGTCGGGCGCCGCTGAGTCGGGCGCGGCGTCTGCCGCGCTGGCCGACGCCGACGCCGATGCCGACGTATTCCCGCCGCAAGTGACGCCCGTGCCCGCCAGCGAGCGGATCACCGCCGAGCGGATCGCGGCATGGACCGCCGAGCGCGGCACGCCGGTGCGCGGCGTCGTGACCGACGCCGTGCTGCGCGACCACACGCCGATCCGCATCGCGATCGCGCGCAACATGGACGATCGCGTCCGGCTGCTCGACGGCTATCGCGACAAGCTGAAGTTCGCGGGCGGGCTCGGCGCGCTGCTCGCGATGCTGCTCGGCTACTGGCTGATCCGTTCGACGCTCGCGCCGCTGCGCGAGATCGTCGCGAACACCGGCCGCATCACCGTCGACCGGCTCGACCTGCGGCTCGACGCCTCGCGCGCGCCGCGCGAGCTGCGGGCGCTCGTCGATGCGCAGAACGCGATGCTCGGCCGCCTCCAGCAGGCGTTCGGACACCTGAAGCAATTCAGCGCCGACCTCGCGCACGACCTGCGCACGCCGCTCAACAACATGCGCGGCGCGACCGAGGTCGCGCTTGCCCGGCCGCGTTCGCCCGACGAGTACCAGCTGCTGCTCGAGTCGAACCTGGAGGAATACGACCGTCTCGCGCGCATGATCGACAACGTGCTGTTTCTCGCGCGTGCCGAGCATCCCGGTTTCGTCACGCGCCAGCGCGCATTCGACGTCCATCGGGAACTGGAACGCATCGCCGGTTACTTCGAGGGCCTGGCCGACGAAGCGGGCTCGACGCTGAGCGTGGTCGGCCGCGGCGAGCTGACCGCCGATCTCGAACTGTTCCGTCGCGCGGTCAGCAACCTGCTCGCGAACGCGTTGCGCTACACGCCCGCTGGCGGCGTGATCACGATGCGCGTCGACGAAACGGCGGACGCGGTTCGCGTCGCCGTCGAGAACCCGGGCGAGCCGATCGACCCCGCGCTCCTGCCGCGCATCTTCGACCGCTTCGTGCGCGGCGATCCGGCGCGCAGCGGCGGCGCGCCGGGCGGCACGGCCGGGCTCGGCCTCGCGATCGTGCGCTCGGTGATGGAGCTGCACGGCGGCACCGCACGCGCCGAAAGCGACGCGACCGGCACCCGCTTCATCCTCACGTTCGTCAGGAACCCGACTTAG
- a CDS encoding DUF4148 domain-containing protein has protein sequence MKTALSLLVLAAAVAAPVVSFAQTANAPVTRAEVVGQLRQLEQAGYKPLKGQYPNDLQAAEARIAQSSGIGADAGASMDAGHRTMPATAPADRGR, from the coding sequence ATGAAAACCGCCCTTTCCCTGCTCGTCCTCGCCGCCGCGGTCGCGGCGCCCGTCGTATCGTTCGCGCAGACGGCGAACGCGCCCGTTACGCGCGCCGAAGTCGTCGGCCAGCTGCGCCAGCTCGAACAGGCCGGCTACAAACCGCTGAAAGGCCAGTATCCGAACGACCTTCAGGCCGCCGAAGCGCGCATCGCGCAATCGTCGGGCATCGGCGCCGACGCCGGTGCGTCGATGGACGCCGGCCATCGGACCATGCCCGCGACCGCGCCGGCCGATCGCGGTCGCTGA
- a CDS encoding ABC transporter substrate-binding protein encodes MNTTTIARRVRRIALALGFTLSAAAVAAPVSLNVVDVAGNLQLTQKAIEAFRDKNPNLVSTVTFTNAPAPQLPGKIKAMQAAGRADIDLVLTGTDALAAGIEQNLWLKLLPDHASALAGVLDKYAPGPRKMQDLAQGFGLEVTYMPAGPLLEYNPAKVADPPKTPDQLLAWCKAHPNKLIYARPANSGPGRTFLMGLPYVLGDKNPQDPINGWDKTWAFLKQLNDCVPYYPGGTSAVMKELGEGTRDMTVTVTGWDINPRALGIVPAEFRIQAFDNMTWVNDAHYMVIPKGVPKEKLDVLFKLMNFLLEPAQQAMTYDDGYFYPGPAVKGVTLEMAPAHSQDVIRKFGRPEYAKLLADRPHVQPLSAQAMVAAFQKWDREIGAQKSK; translated from the coding sequence ATGAACACAACCACGATCGCGCGCCGTGTCCGCCGGATCGCGCTGGCGCTGGGCTTCACGCTGTCGGCGGCGGCCGTCGCCGCGCCCGTGTCGCTGAACGTCGTCGATGTCGCAGGCAACCTGCAGCTCACGCAGAAGGCCATCGAAGCGTTCCGGGACAAGAACCCGAACCTCGTGTCGACCGTCACGTTCACGAACGCGCCCGCGCCGCAGCTGCCGGGCAAGATCAAGGCGATGCAGGCGGCCGGTCGTGCCGACATCGATCTCGTGCTGACCGGCACCGACGCGCTCGCGGCCGGCATCGAGCAGAACCTGTGGCTCAAGCTGCTGCCGGACCACGCGAGCGCGCTCGCCGGCGTGCTCGACAAGTACGCGCCCGGCCCGCGCAAGATGCAGGATCTCGCGCAGGGCTTCGGCCTCGAAGTCACCTACATGCCGGCGGGCCCGCTGCTCGAATACAACCCCGCGAAAGTCGCCGACCCGCCGAAGACGCCCGACCAGCTGCTCGCGTGGTGCAAGGCGCATCCGAACAAGCTGATCTATGCGCGGCCTGCGAATTCCGGCCCGGGCCGCACGTTCCTGATGGGGCTGCCGTACGTGCTCGGCGACAAGAATCCGCAGGACCCGATCAACGGCTGGGACAAGACCTGGGCGTTCCTGAAGCAGCTGAACGACTGCGTGCCGTACTACCCGGGCGGCACCTCGGCCGTGATGAAGGAGCTGGGCGAGGGCACGCGCGACATGACGGTGACCGTCACCGGCTGGGACATCAACCCGCGCGCGCTCGGCATCGTGCCGGCCGAGTTCCGGATCCAGGCGTTCGACAACATGACGTGGGTCAACGACGCGCATTACATGGTGATCCCGAAGGGCGTGCCGAAAGAAAAGCTCGACGTGCTGTTCAAGCTGATGAATTTCCTGCTCGAGCCGGCGCAGCAGGCGATGACCTACGACGACGGCTATTTCTATCCAGGCCCGGCCGTGAAGGGCGTGACGCTCGAGATGGCGCCCGCGCACAGCCAGGACGTGATCCGCAAGTTCGGCCGCCCCGAATACGCGAAGCTGCTCGCCGATCGTCCGCACGTGCAGCCGCTCAGCGCGCAGGCGATGGTCGCCGCGTTCCAGAAATGGGATCGTGAAATCGGCGCGCAGAAGTCGAAGTGA
- a CDS encoding efflux transporter outer membrane subunit, producing MRFLRPLPFTRRVVVLGVAAALAACSTLPPYSPPAVAVPAHYAGIPASGVPAAGMPAAGASAAQSGWDVAAPADAAPRGPWWTAFGDPDLNALEARVDVSNQTVKKAVADLQQARAMVDYQHAGFLPTVTAGVAQTRTRVSQNKLGSSLAGQSTSDYQTGVAASWEPDLFGRVRDAVSGAQANADASAADLQSVKLSVTADLATDYFALRSLDTQKRLLDDSVRAYADALQLLQRQRAAGAIDASAVAQAATQLEATRTQDTDIDVSRAQLQHAIATLVGENASTFALPPRVQPLVPPTIPAGLPSQLLERRPDIAAAERRVAAANAQIGAARAAFFPDLILSASAGLESGFFAPWLTAPSLFWSLGPQLVGTLFDGGRRSASLRGAHAQYDGAVADYRQTVLVAFQQVEDQLSALDALASEALSQQRATDAADLSLRLTTNRFNAGAVSYLDVVTAQTIALTNQRQADQIAARRMEAAVGLLKALGGGWQAGAAPRARQPGPVRAKSGS from the coding sequence ATGCGCTTCCTTCGCCCGCTTCCATTCACCCGCCGCGTCGTCGTGCTCGGCGTCGCCGCCGCACTGGCCGCGTGCTCGACGCTGCCGCCCTATTCCCCGCCCGCGGTCGCGGTGCCTGCGCATTATGCGGGCATACCGGCGTCGGGCGTACCGGCTGCGGGCATGCCGGCTGCGGGTGCATCGGCCGCGCAATCCGGCTGGGACGTCGCCGCACCGGCCGATGCCGCACCGCGCGGCCCATGGTGGACCGCCTTCGGCGATCCCGATCTGAACGCGCTCGAAGCGCGCGTCGACGTGTCGAACCAGACCGTGAAGAAAGCCGTTGCCGATCTTCAGCAGGCGCGCGCGATGGTCGACTACCAGCACGCGGGTTTCCTGCCGACCGTCACGGCTGGCGTTGCGCAGACCCGCACGCGTGTATCGCAGAACAAGCTCGGCTCCTCGCTCGCGGGCCAGAGCACGTCCGATTACCAGACCGGCGTGGCCGCAAGCTGGGAGCCCGACCTGTTCGGCCGCGTGCGCGACGCGGTGAGCGGCGCGCAGGCGAACGCCGACGCGAGCGCGGCCGATCTGCAATCGGTGAAGCTGTCGGTCACGGCCGATCTCGCGACCGACTACTTCGCGCTGCGCTCGCTCGATACGCAGAAGCGGCTGCTCGACGACTCGGTCCGCGCGTATGCGGACGCGCTGCAACTGCTGCAGCGGCAGCGCGCGGCGGGCGCGATCGATGCGTCCGCGGTGGCGCAGGCCGCGACGCAGCTCGAAGCGACCCGGACCCAGGACACCGATATCGACGTGTCGCGCGCGCAGCTCCAGCATGCGATCGCGACGCTGGTCGGCGAGAATGCGTCGACGTTTGCGTTGCCGCCGCGCGTGCAGCCGCTGGTGCCGCCGACGATTCCGGCCGGCCTGCCGTCGCAGCTGCTCGAGCGGCGCCCCGACATCGCGGCGGCCGAGCGGCGCGTCGCGGCCGCGAATGCGCAGATCGGCGCGGCGCGCGCGGCGTTTTTCCCCGACCTGATCCTGTCGGCGAGCGCGGGGCTCGAGAGCGGCTTCTTCGCGCCCTGGCTGACCGCGCCGAGCCTGTTCTGGTCGCTCGGCCCGCAACTCGTCGGCACGCTGTTCGACGGCGGCCGTCGCAGCGCATCGCTGCGCGGCGCGCATGCGCAATACGACGGCGCGGTCGCCGACTACCGGCAGACCGTGCTGGTCGCGTTCCAGCAGGTGGAGGATCAGCTGTCCGCGCTCGACGCGCTCGCGTCGGAGGCGCTCAGCCAGCAGCGTGCGACCGATGCGGCCGACCTGTCGCTGCGACTGACGACGAACCGCTTCAACGCGGGCGCCGTGAGCTATCTCGATGTGGTGACCGCGCAGACGATCGCGCTGACGAACCAGCGCCAGGCCGATCAGATCGCCGCGCGCCGGATGGAGGCCGCGGTCGGGCTGCTGAAGGCGCTGGGCGGCGGCTGGCAGGCGGGCGCCGCGCCCCGCGCGCGGCAGCCAGGGCCGGTTCGCGCTAAGTCGGGTTCCTGA
- a CDS encoding heavy metal response regulator transcription factor — MRILIVEDEPKTGAYLKKGLEESGFSVDLAKDGAEGLMLAQEENYDVIVLDVMLPVLDGWGVLKRLRDTHTTPVLFLTARDDVQDRVHGLELGADDYLVKPFAFVELLARIRTLARRGPPRETERLVVGDLEIDVVRRRVKRGTVRIDLTPREFSLLQLLARRHGEVLSRTQIASYVWDMNFDSDTNVVEVAIRRLRAKVDDAFPVKLIHTVRGVGYVLEPKDGA, encoded by the coding sequence ATGCGCATCCTGATAGTCGAAGACGAACCGAAGACGGGCGCGTACCTGAAGAAGGGACTCGAGGAATCCGGCTTCAGCGTCGATCTCGCGAAGGACGGCGCGGAAGGACTGATGCTCGCGCAGGAAGAAAACTACGACGTGATCGTGCTCGACGTGATGCTGCCCGTGCTCGACGGCTGGGGCGTGCTCAAGCGGCTGCGCGATACGCACACGACGCCCGTGCTGTTCCTGACCGCACGCGACGACGTGCAGGACCGCGTGCACGGCCTCGAACTCGGCGCCGACGACTACCTCGTGAAGCCGTTCGCGTTCGTCGAACTGCTCGCCCGGATCCGCACGCTCGCGCGCCGCGGGCCGCCGCGCGAGACCGAACGCCTCGTCGTCGGCGATCTGGAGATCGACGTCGTGCGCCGCCGCGTGAAGCGCGGCACGGTGCGCATCGACCTGACGCCGCGCGAATTCTCGCTGCTGCAGCTGCTCGCGCGCCGGCACGGCGAGGTGCTGAGCCGTACGCAGATCGCATCGTATGTGTGGGACATGAATTTCGACAGCGACACCAACGTCGTCGAAGTCGCGATCCGGCGATTGCGCGCGAAGGTCGACGACGCTTTCCCCGTCAAGCTGATCCATACGGTGCGCGGCGTCGGCTACGTGCTCGAGCCGAAGGACGGCGCATGA
- a CDS encoding glutathione S-transferase N-terminal domain-containing protein — translation MSDLSAFPITQKWPAQHPDRLQLYSLPTPNGVKVSIMLEETGLPYEPHLVRFDTNDQLSPAFLSLNPNNKIPAIIDPNGPDGKPLPLFESGAILIYLADKTGQLIPKDLAGRYETIQWVMFQMGGIGPMFGQVGFFHKFAGRDYEDKRPRDRYVAESKRLLGVLDAHLAEREWVMGDAYTIADIAIFPWVRNLVGFYEAGDLVGFREFRHVARALDAFVARPAVARGLNIPARD, via the coding sequence ATGTCCGATCTGTCCGCCTTCCCGATCACGCAAAAGTGGCCGGCCCAGCATCCCGACCGCCTCCAGCTCTACTCGCTGCCGACTCCGAACGGCGTCAAGGTGTCGATCATGCTCGAGGAAACCGGCCTGCCGTACGAGCCGCACCTCGTGCGTTTCGACACGAACGACCAGCTGTCGCCGGCGTTCCTGTCGCTGAACCCGAACAACAAGATTCCGGCGATCATCGATCCGAACGGCCCGGACGGCAAGCCGCTGCCGCTGTTCGAGTCGGGCGCGATCCTGATCTATCTCGCGGACAAGACCGGCCAGTTGATCCCGAAGGATCTCGCCGGCCGCTACGAAACGATCCAGTGGGTGATGTTCCAGATGGGCGGCATCGGCCCGATGTTCGGCCAGGTCGGCTTCTTCCACAAGTTCGCGGGCCGCGACTACGAGGACAAGCGTCCGCGCGACCGCTACGTCGCCGAATCGAAACGCCTGCTCGGCGTGCTCGATGCGCACCTCGCCGAACGCGAGTGGGTGATGGGCGATGCGTACACGATCGCCGATATCGCGATCTTCCCGTGGGTGCGCAACCTCGTCGGTTTCTATGAAGCGGGCGACCTCGTCGGCTTCCGCGAATTCCGTCACGTTGCGCGCGCGCTCGATGCGTTCGTCGCGCGGCCGGCCGTCGCGCGCGGCCTGAACATTCCGGCACGCGACTGA
- a CDS encoding ABC transporter ATP-binding protein, whose amino-acid sequence MKHSFERLRLDGVCRSFTNAEGAQVAALDGLDLDIRRGEFIALLGPSGCGKSTALNCIAGLQPLTRGGIWLDDTRIDVLPPERRGFGMVFQNYALFPHMTVLDNVGFGLKMRGVPKHEARRRAQQALELVQLVGHEGKLPGQLSGGQQQRVAIARAIVIEPPLVLMDEPLSNLDTKLRIEMRAEIRRIHTQLERATIYVTHDQDEALSMADRIVVMKEGVVQQVATPKTVYSRPHNLHVARFMGYRNVLPFTLEGTAGDYVTVAAAGVRLAGVPMAGFDGTQVAVALRPDDVERADDAGDNTFDATVETVEYGGRDSLIRAIAPFGAIWARVAGEFAAGEQLRLRVPPSRTLVYPGEAQ is encoded by the coding sequence ATGAAGCACAGTTTCGAACGGCTGCGGCTAGACGGCGTCTGTCGCAGCTTCACCAACGCGGAAGGCGCGCAGGTCGCGGCGCTCGACGGGCTCGACCTCGACATCCGCCGCGGCGAATTCATCGCGCTGCTCGGCCCGTCCGGCTGCGGCAAGTCGACCGCGCTGAACTGCATCGCCGGGCTGCAGCCGCTCACGCGCGGCGGCATCTGGCTCGACGACACGCGCATCGACGTGCTGCCGCCCGAACGGCGCGGCTTCGGCATGGTGTTCCAGAACTACGCGCTGTTTCCGCACATGACGGTGCTCGACAACGTCGGCTTCGGCCTGAAGATGCGCGGCGTGCCGAAGCACGAAGCGCGCCGCCGCGCGCAGCAGGCGCTCGAACTCGTGCAGCTGGTCGGCCATGAAGGCAAGCTGCCCGGCCAGCTGTCGGGCGGCCAGCAGCAGCGCGTCGCGATCGCGCGCGCGATCGTGATCGAGCCGCCGCTCGTGCTGATGGACGAGCCGCTGTCGAATCTCGACACGAAGCTGCGCATCGAGATGCGCGCGGAGATCCGCCGCATCCACACGCAGCTCGAGCGCGCGACCATCTACGTGACGCACGACCAGGACGAGGCGCTGTCGATGGCCGACCGCATCGTCGTGATGAAGGAGGGCGTCGTGCAGCAGGTCGCGACGCCGAAGACCGTCTATTCGCGCCCGCACAACCTGCACGTCGCGCGCTTCATGGGCTATCGCAACGTGCTGCCGTTCACGCTCGAAGGCACCGCCGGCGACTACGTGACGGTCGCCGCCGCCGGCGTGCGCCTCGCGGGCGTGCCGATGGCCGGCTTCGACGGCACGCAGGTCGCGGTCGCGCTGCGTCCGGACGACGTCGAGCGCGCGGACGACGCGGGCGACAACACGTTCGACGCGACGGTCGAAACGGTCGAATACGGCGGCCGCGATTCGCTGATCCGCGCGATCGCGCCGTTCGGCGCGATCTGGGCGCGCGTGGCCGGTGAATTCGCGGCAGGCGAGCAGCTGCGGCTGCGCGTTCCGCCATCGCGCACGCTCGTCTATCCGGGAGAAGCGCAATGA
- a CDS encoding MarR family winged helix-turn-helix transcriptional regulator, which yields MDRAAQAVAQWRAERPDLDASSMLVMGRLQEAALVIARDRLNPLFARYGMQPGEFDVLATLRRSGAPFALTPTALYDALMMSSGGMTARIDRLQKAGWVERRPNPADGRGTLVALTETGRALIDEAVVAHVDNQRAMLAALSAAEQAQLARLLDKVLAGLARTADGNDGG from the coding sequence ATGGATCGAGCCGCGCAGGCGGTCGCGCAATGGCGCGCCGAGCGTCCGGATCTCGACGCGTCGTCGATGCTGGTGATGGGGCGGCTGCAGGAAGCGGCGCTCGTGATCGCGCGCGATCGTCTCAATCCGCTGTTCGCGCGCTACGGGATGCAGCCGGGCGAATTCGACGTGCTGGCGACGCTGCGCCGCAGCGGCGCGCCGTTCGCGCTGACGCCGACGGCGCTGTACGACGCGTTGATGATGTCGTCGGGCGGCATGACCGCGCGCATCGACCGGCTGCAGAAGGCCGGCTGGGTCGAGCGCCGGCCGAATCCGGCCGACGGGCGCGGCACGCTGGTCGCGCTGACCGAAACGGGCCGCGCGCTGATCGACGAAGCGGTGGTCGCGCACGTCGACAACCAGCGCGCGATGCTGGCCGCGCTGTCGGCCGCGGAGCAGGCGCAGCTCGCGCGGCTGCTCGACAAGGTGCTGGCGGGGCTGGCGCGCACGGCCGACGGCAACGACGGCGGCTAG
- a CDS encoding ABC transporter permease, with product MATDNHAAPAWPPKQEPGEARPVNAMKPQKIRGALAGRAWKALVWGLMAFFLLNVMLLIATVAVNSVATRWFGTPLPQGFTLRWYAKAWEDFQLASVLWVTVEVVGAVVLLSIALGVPAAYALARVSFRGKRFALLVFLLPLMVPPVTYGIPMATVMYKIGLAGTLSGVILANLVPALPFVILVMTPFIEQIDPNLEAAARIFGANTWRYFRYVLLPLLVPGMLAAGLLVLVRTIGMFELTFFTAGPSTQTLVVALYYAVFSTGVRAPQSIDAMAMIYMAITLVWVVIALQFVSPTQLVSRVKQERQ from the coding sequence ATGGCGACCGACAATCATGCCGCGCCGGCCTGGCCGCCGAAACAGGAGCCTGGCGAGGCGCGGCCCGTCAACGCGATGAAGCCGCAGAAGATCCGCGGCGCGCTCGCCGGGCGCGCGTGGAAGGCGCTCGTCTGGGGGCTGATGGCGTTTTTCCTGCTGAACGTGATGCTGCTGATCGCGACCGTCGCGGTGAATTCGGTCGCGACGCGCTGGTTCGGCACGCCGCTGCCGCAAGGCTTCACGCTGCGCTGGTACGCGAAGGCGTGGGAGGACTTCCAGCTCGCGAGCGTGCTGTGGGTGACGGTCGAGGTCGTCGGCGCGGTCGTGCTGCTGTCGATCGCGCTCGGCGTGCCGGCCGCCTATGCGCTCGCGCGCGTATCGTTTCGCGGCAAGCGCTTCGCGCTGCTGGTGTTCCTGCTGCCGCTGATGGTGCCGCCCGTCACGTACGGGATCCCGATGGCGACCGTGATGTACAAGATCGGGCTGGCGGGCACGCTGTCCGGCGTGATCCTCGCGAACCTCGTGCCGGCGCTGCCGTTCGTGATTCTCGTGATGACGCCGTTCATCGAGCAGATCGACCCGAACCTCGAAGCCGCCGCGCGCATCTTCGGCGCGAACACGTGGCGCTATTTCCGCTATGTGCTGCTGCCGCTGCTGGTGCCCGGCATGCTCGCGGCGGGGCTGCTGGTACTGGTGCGCACGATCGGGATGTTCGAGCTGACCTTCTTCACCGCGGGCCCGAGCACGCAGACGCTCGTCGTCGCGCTGTATTACGCGGTGTTCTCGACCGGCGTGCGCGCGCCGCAGTCGATCGACGCGATGGCGATGATCTATATGGCGATCACGCTCGTCTGGGTCGTGATCGCGCTGCAGTTCGTGAGCCCGACGCAGCTCGTGAGCCGCGTCAAGCAGGAGCGGCAATAG
- a CDS encoding ABC transporter permease, translated as MSTLASGGTPRDAKAWLVTPALAFIVALFVYPFAYGLLLSFEPMNGGGALANYTQFFTDAAMWPTVLVTLKLAVPATLINVGVAVPVAFALRRHSPYQKFATTLLVIPVTLGTVLVADGMLTYFGPNGWFPQALHGLHLYTDEVRLTHNYWGVLLSLIVSGFPFAFLLMLSYISGIDPTLARAAATLGANPWQQFRRIYLPLLVPGLTMAACLSFVQAFSVFPSAVLLGAPAGPTRVISIAAAEAAFENYDYSLASAIAIVMGFVQLLVVASMLGARRFFYSGPVTGGKG; from the coding sequence ATGAGCACGCTCGCATCCGGCGGCACGCCTCGTGACGCGAAAGCGTGGCTCGTCACGCCCGCGCTCGCGTTCATCGTCGCGCTGTTCGTCTATCCGTTCGCGTACGGCCTGCTGCTGTCGTTCGAGCCGATGAACGGCGGCGGCGCGCTCGCGAACTACACGCAGTTCTTTACCGACGCCGCGATGTGGCCGACCGTGCTCGTCACGCTGAAGCTCGCGGTGCCGGCCACGCTGATCAACGTCGGCGTGGCGGTGCCGGTCGCGTTCGCGCTGCGCCGCCACTCGCCTTACCAGAAGTTCGCGACGACGCTGCTGGTGATCCCCGTCACGCTCGGCACCGTGCTGGTCGCGGACGGGATGCTCACGTACTTCGGGCCGAACGGCTGGTTTCCGCAGGCGCTGCACGGCCTGCACCTGTACACCGACGAAGTGCGCCTCACGCACAACTACTGGGGCGTGCTGCTGTCGCTGATCGTGTCGGGCTTTCCGTTCGCGTTCCTGCTGATGCTGTCGTACATCAGCGGCATCGACCCGACGCTCGCGCGCGCGGCCGCGACGCTCGGCGCGAATCCGTGGCAGCAGTTCCGGCGGATCTACCTGCCGCTGCTCGTGCCGGGGCTGACGATGGCCGCCTGCCTGTCGTTCGTGCAGGCGTTCTCGGTGTTCCCGTCGGCCGTGCTGCTCGGCGCGCCGGCCGGCCCGACGCGCGTGATCTCGATCGCCGCCGCGGAAGCCGCGTTCGAGAACTACGACTATTCGCTGGCGTCGGCGATCGCGATCGTGATGGGCTTCGTGCAGCTGCTGGTGGTCGCGTCGATGCTCGGCGCGCGCCGTTTCTTCTATTCGGGGCCGGTGACGGGAGGCAAGGGCTGA
- a CDS encoding DUF4148 domain-containing protein → MKIIAAFVLATLSLPFGASAFAQSAQAPLTRAEVRQQLIEAQADGLLPSNRNDYPPSPDEIAHNRARYAAEHAGAMPTATASSDAAPDRTTSSQ, encoded by the coding sequence ATGAAAATCATTGCCGCTTTCGTCCTCGCCACGCTGAGTTTGCCGTTCGGCGCATCGGCGTTCGCCCAGTCCGCGCAGGCGCCGCTCACGCGCGCCGAAGTGCGTCAGCAGTTGATCGAAGCGCAGGCCGACGGCCTGCTGCCGTCGAACCGGAACGACTATCCGCCGTCGCCGGACGAGATCGCGCACAACCGCGCGCGCTACGCGGCCGAGCACGCCGGCGCGATGCCGACTGCGACCGCGTCGTCCGACGCGGCCCCCGACCGTACGACGTCGTCGCAATGA